A stretch of the Streptomyces sp. NBC_01428 genome encodes the following:
- a CDS encoding DUF4097 family beta strand repeat-containing protein, translated as MSEWSVAEPKKLSFDDPVTTLHVRVVNGTVNVVGTDEGSARLEVSELDGPPLQVAHKDGTLTVAYEDLPWKGFLKWFDTKGWRRSAVVSLAVPAGTRVEVGVVGAAAVVSGVDGRVEVKGVSGDTTLVRVAGPTHVTTVSGNLEAQAVTGDLRFNSVSGDLTVVEGSGSSVRAESVSGSMIVDLDAAGAPTDVQLSNVSGEIAIRLPHPADAEVEANTASGTVSSAFEDLRVAGQWGAKKITGRLGAGNGRLKAVTVSGSIALLRRPPTEEEPFEDAPKPTDSPRPASTPASPSTPGSTDTTGAGDPAKAADLTKGTDGPETAGPDDATASDGSGGGRPADTPTDKKVL; from the coding sequence ATGTCCGAGTGGTCCGTGGCAGAGCCGAAGAAGCTCTCCTTCGACGACCCGGTGACGACGCTGCACGTGCGCGTCGTCAACGGAACAGTGAACGTCGTGGGGACCGACGAGGGTTCCGCCCGCCTGGAAGTGTCCGAACTGGACGGGCCCCCGCTCCAGGTGGCCCACAAGGACGGCACCCTCACCGTGGCGTACGAGGACCTGCCCTGGAAGGGCTTCCTCAAGTGGTTCGACACCAAGGGCTGGCGCCGCTCGGCGGTGGTCTCGCTGGCCGTTCCGGCCGGCACCCGCGTCGAGGTGGGCGTGGTGGGCGCCGCCGCCGTGGTCTCCGGAGTGGACGGCCGGGTGGAGGTGAAGGGCGTCAGCGGCGACACGACCCTCGTCCGCGTCGCCGGTCCGACCCACGTGACCACCGTCTCCGGGAACCTGGAGGCCCAGGCCGTCACGGGCGACCTGCGTTTCAACTCCGTCTCCGGCGACCTGACCGTCGTCGAGGGCTCCGGCTCCTCGGTGCGGGCCGAGTCGGTGAGCGGCTCGATGATCGTCGACCTCGACGCCGCGGGCGCTCCGACGGACGTCCAGCTGTCGAACGTGTCGGGCGAGATCGCCATACGGCTCCCGCATCCGGCGGACGCGGAGGTGGAGGCGAACACCGCGAGCGGCACCGTCTCCAGCGCCTTCGAGGACCTCCGGGTCGCCGGCCAGTGGGGCGCCAAGAAGATCACCGGCCGGCTCGGCGCGGGCAACGGCCGGCTGAAAGCGGTGACCGTCTCGGGCTCCATCGCCCTGCTGCGCCGCCCCCCGACGGAGGAGGAACCCTTCGAGGACGCCCCGAAGCCGACGGACTCCCCGAGGCCCGCGAGCACGCCCGCGTCCCCGAGCACCCCCGGGTCCACGGACACCACCGGGGCCGGGGATCCGGCGAAGGCCGCGGACCTGACGAAGGGCACGGACGGCCCCGAGACGGCCGGACCGGACGACGCCACCGCGAGCGACGGTTCCGGCGGAGGCCGCCCGGCCGACACCCCGACCGACAAGAAGGTGCTCTGA
- a CDS encoding PadR family transcriptional regulator has protein sequence MAPVFAHGRLRLYLLKLLEEAPRHGYEVIRLLEERFQGLYAPSAGTVYPRLAKLEAEGLVTHTSEGGRKVYAITDAGRAELADRSGELADLELEIRESVAELAAEIRADVRGAAGDLRREMRAAATEARRGGSKGAAGAERHDSAAGGSAGADDFQDRESWRAAKEEMRRVRQEWKEQARRAKDESRRARDEAQRARRQAKEAQEHARAQAQEEMQRMAKRVQDQVQDHFARGDWPTGVREGLTELAKEFGDFGKNFGKDLGKDFGKEFGFGRTPPSTPAQPEYTATPEDFPAEYEPSWAHEGSTGNPARDLDRLLDRFRDDIRDASRDHGMTEDQLRDVRRHLSAAAAHIGSTLRSGRP, from the coding sequence ATGGCTCCCGTCTTCGCCCACGGCCGACTGCGCCTCTACCTCCTCAAGCTGCTGGAGGAGGCGCCGCGGCACGGGTACGAGGTGATCCGGCTCCTGGAGGAGCGTTTCCAGGGGCTGTACGCACCCTCGGCGGGCACCGTCTATCCCCGGCTCGCGAAGCTGGAGGCCGAGGGACTCGTCACGCACACCTCCGAGGGCGGCCGCAAGGTGTACGCGATCACCGACGCGGGCCGTGCCGAACTGGCCGACCGCAGCGGTGAGCTGGCCGACCTCGAACTGGAGATCCGCGAGTCCGTCGCGGAGCTCGCGGCGGAGATCCGCGCCGATGTGCGGGGCGCGGCCGGTGACCTGCGACGCGAGATGCGCGCCGCGGCCACGGAGGCCCGGCGTGGCGGCAGCAAGGGCGCGGCCGGCGCCGAGCGGCACGACTCCGCGGCGGGCGGCTCCGCCGGCGCCGACGACTTCCAGGACAGGGAGTCCTGGCGGGCGGCCAAGGAGGAGATGCGGCGCGTCCGGCAGGAGTGGAAGGAGCAGGCCCGCCGGGCGAAGGACGAGAGCCGCCGCGCCCGTGACGAGGCCCAGCGCGCACGCCGCCAGGCCAAGGAGGCCCAGGAGCACGCCCGCGCCCAGGCGCAGGAGGAGATGCAGCGCATGGCCAAGCGTGTCCAGGACCAGGTCCAGGACCACTTCGCGCGGGGCGACTGGCCGACGGGGGTCCGCGAGGGACTGACCGAACTGGCCAAGGAGTTCGGCGACTTCGGAAAGAACTTCGGCAAGGACCTGGGGAAGGACTTCGGCAAGGAGTTCGGCTTCGGCCGCACCCCGCCCAGCACCCCCGCCCAGCCGGAGTACACCGCGACCCCGGAGGACTTCCCCGCGGAGTACGAGCCGTCCTGGGCCCACGAGGGCTCCACGGGCAACCCGGCCCGCGACCTGGACCGCCTCCTGGACCGCTTCCGCGACGACATCCGCGACGCCTCCCGCGACCACGGCATGACGGAAGATCAACTCCGGGACGTCCGCCGCCACTTGTCGGCAGCGGCGGCACACATCGGATCGACGCTGCGGAGCGGGCGACCGTAG
- a CDS encoding Clp protease N-terminal domain-containing protein has translation MFERFTKDARAVVTGAVSHSERVGAATVEEEHLLLALLDREGSRGSFALGSLRSAGPRESLERDLAEARRRGGLSRADADALSGLGIDLSEIVARIEEAHGEGALESGKRSDRGRRTGRRPFGRSAKETLTRSLRVAVARRDRHIGDEHLLLAITLQGGVAGEVLADRGITYGSVTRVLYGEGGVAEAG, from the coding sequence ATGTTCGAACGTTTCACGAAGGACGCGCGGGCCGTCGTCACGGGGGCGGTGTCGCACTCCGAGCGGGTGGGGGCCGCGACGGTGGAGGAGGAGCATCTGCTGCTCGCGCTCCTCGACCGCGAGGGCAGCCGGGGGTCGTTCGCCCTCGGATCGCTGAGGTCGGCCGGCCCGCGGGAGTCGCTGGAGCGGGACCTCGCCGAGGCCCGCCGCCGGGGCGGGCTGTCCCGTGCCGACGCGGACGCCCTCTCCGGGCTCGGTATCGACCTCTCGGAGATCGTCGCCCGGATCGAGGAGGCGCACGGGGAGGGGGCGTTGGAGTCGGGGAAGCGGTCCGACCGTGGCAGGCGGACCGGACGTCGGCCCTTCGGGCGAAGTGCGAAGGAGACGCTCACGCGATCCCTGCGGGTCGCCGTCGCCCGGCGGGACCGTCACATCGGCGACGAGCACCTGCTGCTGGCCATCACCCTCCAGGGCGGGGTCGCCGGCGAGGTGCTGGCCGATCGCGGAATCACGTACGGCTCGGTGACACGGGTGCTCTACGGAGAGGGCGGCGTGGCCGAGGCGGGCTGA
- a CDS encoding HTH domain-containing protein: MTEATDLAERAGDRDPRVGLRAVSALRRLLEQLEAVQVRSARNQGWSWQEIAAELGVTRQAVHKKYGRQ; the protein is encoded by the coding sequence ATGACCGAAGCAACGGATCTTGCCGAGCGCGCGGGTGATCGCGATCCGCGGGTCGGGCTGCGGGCGGTCTCCGCGCTGCGGAGGCTGCTGGAGCAGTTGGAAGCGGTACAGGTGCGCAGTGCGCGCAATCAGGGCTGGTCGTGGCAGGAGATCGCCGCGGAACTCGGAGTGACCAGGCAGGCCGTGCACAAGAAGTACGGGAGGCAGTGA
- a CDS encoding zinc-binding dehydrogenase — protein sequence MFAAYAARIDRDQPLNGLELGERPAPEQRPGWTTVNVRAASLNHHDLWSLRGVGLAEDKLPMILGCDAAGVDQDGNEVVLHSVIGQTGHGVGPAEPRSILTERYQGTFAEQVTVPTWNVLPKPRELSFEQAACLPTAWLTAYRMLFTNAGVRPGDSVLVQGAGGGVATAAIVLGKAAGLRMFATSRDEAKRKRALELGAVEALESGARLPQRVDAVIETVGAATWSHSIKSLRPGGTVVITGATSGDRPSHAELTRIFFLELKVVGSTMGTKDELEDLLAFCATTGVRPVIDEVLPLDRAREGFERLEAGDHFGKIVLTGS from the coding sequence ATGTTCGCTGCCTATGCCGCCCGAATCGACCGTGACCAGCCGCTGAACGGCCTGGAGTTGGGGGAGCGTCCGGCTCCCGAACAGAGGCCGGGCTGGACCACCGTGAACGTACGGGCCGCCTCCCTCAACCACCACGACCTCTGGTCGCTGCGCGGGGTCGGTCTCGCCGAGGACAAACTCCCGATGATCCTCGGCTGCGACGCCGCCGGAGTCGACCAGGACGGCAACGAGGTCGTCCTGCACTCCGTCATCGGCCAGACCGGCCACGGGGTCGGCCCCGCCGAACCCCGCTCCATCCTCACCGAGCGCTACCAGGGCACCTTCGCCGAGCAGGTCACCGTGCCGACCTGGAACGTCCTGCCCAAGCCCCGCGAGCTGTCCTTCGAGCAGGCCGCCTGTCTGCCGACCGCCTGGCTGACGGCGTACCGCATGCTCTTCACCAACGCCGGGGTACGACCCGGCGACTCCGTGCTCGTGCAGGGTGCCGGCGGCGGTGTCGCCACGGCGGCGATCGTGCTCGGCAAGGCCGCCGGCCTGCGGATGTTCGCCACCAGCCGCGACGAGGCCAAGCGGAAGCGGGCGCTCGAACTCGGTGCGGTGGAGGCGCTGGAGTCCGGGGCGCGGCTGCCGCAGCGCGTGGACGCCGTCATCGAGACGGTCGGCGCGGCCACCTGGTCCCACTCGATCAAGTCGCTGCGTCCCGGCGGCACTGTCGTCATCACCGGCGCCACCAGCGGGGACCGGCCCTCGCACGCCGAGCTGACGCGCATCTTCTTCCTCGAACTCAAGGTCGTCGGCTCCACCATGGGCACGAAGGACGAGCTGGAGGACCTCCTGGCGTTCTGCGCCACCACGGGCGTGCGGCCGGTCATCGACGAGGTGCTCCCGCTCGACCGGGCCCGCGAGGGCTTCGAGCGACTGGAGGCCGGAGACCACTTCGGCAAGATCGTGCTGACGGGGAGCTGA
- a CDS encoding NAD(P)-dependent malic enzyme, with amino-acid sequence MAAEIVNPRSDSSTDPEGGAEPLDSFDPAFALHRGGKMAVQATVPVRNKDDLSLAYTPGVAKVCSAIAEQPELVHDYTWKSSVVAVVTDGTAVLGLGDIGPEASLPVMEGKAILFKQFGGVDAVPIALACTGVDEIVETVARLAPSFGGINLEDISAPRCFEIERKLQERLDIPVFHDDQHGTAIVTLAALRNAARLTGRSIGSLRAVISGAGAAGVAIAKFLLEAGIGDVAVADRKGVVSRDRGDLTDVKRELAGITNKANLSGSLESALAGADVFIGVSGGTVPEPAIASMAEGAFVFAMANPNPEVHPEIAHKYAAVVATGRSDFPNQINNVLAFPGIFAGALQVRASRITEAMKIAAAEALAAVVGDDLAADYVIPSPFDERVAPAVTAAVAAAARAEGVARR; translated from the coding sequence GTGGCAGCGGAGATCGTCAATCCTCGCAGCGACAGCAGTACGGATCCGGAGGGCGGGGCGGAGCCCCTCGACTCCTTCGACCCGGCTTTCGCGCTGCACCGCGGCGGCAAGATGGCTGTGCAAGCCACCGTGCCGGTCCGCAACAAGGACGACCTGTCCCTGGCTTACACGCCCGGCGTCGCGAAGGTGTGCAGCGCGATCGCCGAGCAGCCGGAACTCGTCCACGACTACACGTGGAAGTCGTCCGTGGTCGCCGTCGTGACCGACGGTACGGCCGTGCTCGGGCTCGGTGACATCGGCCCCGAGGCCTCCCTCCCCGTCATGGAGGGCAAGGCCATCCTCTTCAAGCAGTTCGGCGGTGTCGACGCGGTCCCGATCGCGCTGGCCTGCACCGGTGTCGACGAGATCGTCGAGACCGTGGCCCGGCTCGCGCCGTCGTTCGGCGGGATCAACCTGGAGGACATCTCGGCGCCCCGGTGCTTCGAGATCGAGCGGAAGCTCCAGGAGCGCCTGGACATCCCCGTCTTCCACGACGACCAGCACGGCACCGCGATCGTCACGCTCGCGGCCCTGCGCAACGCCGCCCGGCTGACCGGACGCTCCATCGGATCGCTGCGCGCGGTGATCTCCGGTGCGGGCGCGGCCGGTGTGGCCATCGCCAAGTTCCTGCTGGAGGCGGGCATCGGCGACGTCGCGGTCGCCGACCGCAAGGGCGTCGTGTCGCGCGACCGGGGCGACCTCACGGACGTCAAGCGCGAGCTCGCCGGGATCACCAACAAGGCCAATCTCTCCGGTTCGCTGGAGTCCGCACTCGCGGGCGCGGACGTCTTCATCGGCGTCTCCGGCGGTACGGTGCCCGAGCCGGCGATCGCCTCCATGGCGGAGGGCGCCTTCGTGTTCGCGATGGCCAACCCGAACCCCGAGGTGCACCCCGAGATCGCCCACAAGTACGCGGCCGTCGTCGCGACCGGGCGGTCCGACTTCCCGAACCAGATCAACAACGTGCTGGCGTTCCCCGGCATCTTCGCCGGTGCTCTCCAGGTCCGGGCCTCCCGGATCACCGAGGCCATGAAGATCGCCGCCGCCGAGGCGCTGGCCGCGGTCGTCGGTGACGACCTCGCCGCGGACTACGTCATCCCCTCGCCGTTCGACGAGCGGGTGGCGCCGGCGGTGACGGCCGCTGTGGCCGCCGCGGCCCGTGCGGAGGGTGTCGCCCGCCGCTGA
- a CDS encoding ABC transporter substrate-binding protein gives MTASTTRRTTAAQSRIAAVGAIAVAGALILTGCGDQTKNDSSDSSASTSSAPLAGKLPKAIRDAGVIKVGSDIAYAPVEFKDDSGKTVGIDPDLADALGKQLGVKFDFQNGTFDTLLTGLRSKRYDIAMSAMTDSKDRQEGIDSDTGKKVGEGVDFVDYFTAGVSIYTPKGKTQNIKSWSDLCGKKLVVQRGTVSEDLAKAESKKCTGGKKIAIESYDNDQQAQTRLRGGGADAGSSDFPVAAYAVKTSGGGKDFEIVGDQVEAAPYGIAVAKSNTQLRDALQAALDAIIKNGEYDKIIAKWGVDAGAVKAAAVNGGK, from the coding sequence ATGACCGCAAGCACCACCCGTCGTACCACCGCCGCTCAGTCCCGGATAGCAGCGGTCGGTGCGATCGCGGTCGCCGGCGCCCTTATCCTCACCGGCTGCGGTGACCAGACCAAGAACGACTCGAGCGACTCGTCCGCGAGCACGAGCTCGGCGCCGCTGGCCGGCAAGCTGCCCAAGGCGATCCGCGACGCGGGCGTCATCAAGGTCGGCTCGGACATCGCCTACGCGCCGGTCGAGTTCAAGGACGACTCGGGCAAGACCGTCGGCATCGACCCCGACCTGGCGGACGCGCTCGGCAAGCAGCTCGGCGTGAAGTTCGACTTCCAGAACGGCACCTTCGACACGCTGCTCACGGGTCTGCGCTCCAAGCGGTACGACATCGCGATGTCCGCGATGACGGACTCCAAGGACCGCCAGGAGGGCATCGACTCGGACACCGGCAAGAAGGTCGGCGAGGGCGTCGACTTCGTCGACTACTTCACCGCGGGTGTCTCCATCTACACCCCCAAGGGCAAGACCCAGAACATCAAGAGCTGGTCCGACCTGTGCGGCAAGAAGCTCGTGGTGCAGCGCGGCACGGTCTCCGAGGACCTCGCCAAGGCCGAGTCGAAGAAGTGTACGGGTGGCAAGAAGATCGCCATCGAGTCGTACGACAACGACCAGCAGGCCCAGACCCGGCTGCGCGGCGGTGGCGCCGACGCCGGCTCGTCCGACTTCCCGGTCGCCGCGTACGCGGTGAAGACGTCCGGCGGCGGCAAGGACTTCGAGATCGTGGGCGACCAGGTCGAGGCCGCTCCGTACGGCATCGCGGTCGCCAAGTCCAACACCCAGCTCCGGGACGCCCTGCAGGCCGCGCTCGACGCGATCATCAAGAACGGCGAGTACGACAAGATCATCGCGAAGTGGGGCGTCGACGCCGGCGCCGTCAAGGCGGCCGCGGTCAACGGCGGCAAGTGA
- a CDS encoding amino acid ABC transporter permease codes for MTVDTDKTPGPEDAPPARPEAIKAIPVRHYGRYVSAVIAIALLVSVVYAFSQGKINWGAIPDYFFDHRVINGVLKTLLLTVLSMLIGVVGGVLLAVMRLSKNPVTSSIAWFYIWFFRGTPVLVQLVVWFNLGLVFTYINLGPIYKDYWSSFMTPLLTALLGLGLNEAAYMAEICRAGLLSVDEGQTEASHALGMSHSKTLRRIVIPQAMRVIVPPTGNEVINMLKTTSLVAVIQYSELFRVAQDIGQTSGAPAEMLFLAAAWYLLLTSVFSVGQYYLERYYARGSSRSLPATPFQKIKTHVLSVGRPSGGAA; via the coding sequence GTGACTGTTGACACTGACAAGACACCGGGCCCGGAGGACGCTCCCCCGGCCCGACCGGAAGCCATCAAGGCGATCCCGGTCCGGCACTACGGGCGATACGTCTCCGCGGTCATCGCGATCGCGCTCCTGGTCTCCGTGGTCTACGCGTTCTCCCAGGGCAAGATCAACTGGGGAGCGATCCCCGACTACTTCTTCGACCACCGCGTCATCAACGGTGTCCTCAAGACGCTGCTGCTGACGGTCCTCTCGATGCTGATCGGCGTCGTCGGCGGCGTTCTGCTCGCCGTGATGCGGCTGTCGAAGAACCCGGTGACCTCGTCCATCGCGTGGTTCTACATCTGGTTCTTCCGCGGTACGCCGGTCCTCGTACAGCTCGTGGTCTGGTTCAACCTCGGCCTGGTCTTCACGTACATCAACCTCGGTCCGATCTACAAGGACTACTGGTCCAGCTTCATGACGCCGTTGCTGACGGCGTTGCTGGGACTGGGCCTGAACGAGGCCGCGTACATGGCCGAGATCTGCCGGGCCGGCCTGCTCTCGGTCGACGAGGGCCAGACCGAGGCCTCGCACGCCCTGGGCATGAGCCACAGCAAGACCCTGCGCCGGATCGTCATCCCGCAGGCGATGCGTGTGATCGTGCCCCCCACGGGCAACGAGGTCATCAACATGCTGAAGACGACCTCGCTGGTGGCCGTCATCCAGTACTCCGAGCTGTTCCGTGTGGCCCAGGACATCGGCCAGACCTCGGGGGCGCCGGCCGAGATGCTGTTCCTCGCCGCCGCCTGGTACCTGCTGCTGACGTCGGTGTTCAGCGTCGGCCAGTACTACCTGGAGCGGTACTACGCCCGGGGCAGCAGCCGTAGCCTCCCGGCCACGCCGTTCCAGAAGATCAAGACCCACGTGCTGTCGGTGGGCCGTCCCTCGGGAGGTGCGGCATGA
- a CDS encoding amino acid ABC transporter ATP-binding protein, which yields MTADVTKADSATAMVKSEGVHKSFGPVEVLKGIDLEVKSGEVFCLIGPSGSGKSTFLRCINHLEQINAGRLYVDGELVGYRQKGDKLYELKDSEVALKRRDIGMVFQRFNLFPHMTALENVMEAPVQVKGVSRSQARERAGQLLERVGLADKAKSYPSQLSGGQQQRVAIARALAMDPKLMLFDEPTSALDPELVGDVLDVMRDLAESGMTMIVVTHEMGFAREVGDSLVFMDGGVVVESGNPRDVLTDPQHERTKSFLSKVL from the coding sequence ATGACCGCCGACGTGACCAAGGCGGACTCCGCCACGGCGATGGTCAAGTCCGAGGGCGTCCACAAGTCCTTCGGCCCTGTCGAGGTCCTGAAGGGCATCGACCTGGAGGTGAAGTCCGGAGAGGTGTTCTGCCTCATCGGCCCCTCCGGCTCCGGCAAGTCCACGTTCCTCCGGTGCATCAACCACCTGGAGCAGATCAACGCCGGCCGGCTGTACGTCGACGGCGAGCTGGTCGGCTACCGCCAGAAGGGCGACAAGCTCTACGAGCTGAAGGACAGCGAGGTCGCGCTGAAGCGCCGGGACATCGGCATGGTCTTCCAGCGCTTCAACCTGTTCCCGCACATGACGGCGCTCGAGAACGTCATGGAGGCACCGGTCCAGGTCAAGGGCGTCAGCAGGTCCCAGGCGCGAGAACGCGCGGGCCAGCTCCTGGAGCGCGTCGGCCTCGCCGACAAGGCGAAGAGCTACCCCTCGCAGCTCTCCGGCGGCCAGCAGCAGCGTGTGGCGATCGCCCGCGCGCTGGCGATGGACCCGAAGCTGATGCTCTTCGACGAGCCGACCTCGGCCCTGGACCCAGAACTGGTCGGTGACGTCCTCGACGTCATGCGCGACCTCGCCGAGTCCGGCATGACGATGATCGTCGTCACGCACGAGATGGGCTTCGCCCGCGAGGTCGGCGACAGCCTGGTCTTCATGGACGGCGGTGTGGTCGTCGAGTCCGGCAACCCGCGCGACGTCCTGACGGACCCGCAGCACGAGCGCACCAAGTCGTTCCTGTCGAAGGTCCTCTGA
- a CDS encoding class I SAM-dependent methyltransferase: MAIGTGTDWQAWQRSWDRQQEWYMPDREDRFSVMLDLTEALVGPAPRVLDLACGTGTITARLLDRLPGATSTGVDLDPALLTIAEGTFAGDDRVSLVTADLKDPKWRTRLPYDTYDAVLTATALHWLHSEPLAVLYGQLAELVRDGGVLMNADHMIDETTPRINAADRALRHARMDRARETGALDWAEWWKVAAQDPVLAEPTARRFEIYGEHADGDTPSADWHARVLREKGFAEARAVWRSPSDALVLAVK, translated from the coding sequence ATGGCCATCGGCACCGGAACGGACTGGCAGGCCTGGCAGCGGAGCTGGGACCGGCAGCAGGAGTGGTACATGCCGGACCGGGAGGACCGCTTCTCGGTCATGCTCGACCTGACCGAGGCGCTCGTCGGACCGGCCCCCCGCGTCCTCGACCTGGCGTGCGGCACCGGCACCATCACCGCCCGGCTGCTCGACCGCCTCCCCGGAGCCACCAGCACCGGCGTCGACCTCGACCCCGCACTGCTCACCATCGCCGAGGGCACCTTCGCCGGCGACGACCGGGTCTCCCTCGTGACGGCCGACCTCAAGGATCCAAAGTGGCGCACCCGGCTGCCGTACGACACGTACGACGCCGTGCTGACCGCCACGGCCCTGCACTGGCTGCACAGCGAACCCCTCGCGGTCCTCTACGGTCAGCTCGCGGAACTCGTCCGCGACGGCGGTGTCCTCATGAACGCCGACCACATGATCGACGAGACCACGCCCCGGATCAACGCGGCCGACCGGGCCCTGCGGCACGCCCGGATGGACCGGGCCAGGGAGACCGGCGCGCTCGACTGGGCCGAATGGTGGAAGGTGGCCGCGCAGGACCCCGTCCTCGCCGAACCCACCGCCCGCCGCTTCGAGATCTACGGGGAACACGCCGACGGCGACACACCCTCCGCCGACTGGCACGCGCGCGTGCTGCGCGAGAAGGGCTTCGCGGAGGCCCGGGCGGTATGGCGCTCGCCGTCGGACGCGCTGGTGCTGGCGGTCAAGTAG
- a CDS encoding CGNR zinc finger domain-containing protein: MELAYYADYAVRLVNSEEPARGKDTLTSVEAVRDLFGSNASAARRAAEADVTRFRSVRARLRAVFEAADGGDETLAVDLLNSLLLEFPVSPQISGHDHRDDDGRPLWHMHLADHPSNATAGYAAIASMGLAFHLTEYGVNRLGLCEAAPCRNAYLDTSTNRSRRYCSDRCATRANVAAYRARKRLEADRAESTGLAATSTQRATANGER, encoded by the coding sequence GTGGAACTGGCCTATTACGCGGATTACGCCGTCCGTCTCGTCAACAGCGAGGAACCGGCCCGCGGCAAGGACACGCTGACCTCGGTCGAGGCCGTCCGTGACCTGTTCGGGAGCAACGCGTCGGCGGCCCGCCGCGCGGCGGAGGCGGACGTCACCCGCTTCCGCTCCGTACGGGCCCGGCTGCGCGCGGTCTTCGAGGCGGCGGACGGCGGCGACGAGACCCTCGCCGTGGACCTGCTGAACTCGCTGCTCCTGGAGTTCCCGGTGAGCCCGCAGATCTCCGGGCACGACCACCGCGACGACGACGGCCGCCCGCTGTGGCACATGCACCTGGCGGACCACCCGTCGAACGCGACTGCGGGCTACGCGGCGATCGCGTCGATGGGCCTGGCCTTCCACCTCACCGAGTACGGCGTGAACCGGCTCGGCCTGTGCGAGGCCGCCCCCTGCCGCAACGCCTACCTGGACACCTCGACCAACCGCTCCCGGCGCTACTGCTCGGACCGCTGCGCGACCCGCGCCAACGTCGCGGCCTACCGTGCCCGCAAGCGCCTGGAGGCCGACCGGGCGGAGAGCACCGGCCTGGCGGCGACCAGCACCCAGCGGGCGACGGCGAACGGGGAGCGCTGA
- the sodX gene encoding nickel-type superoxide dismutase maturation protease, with amino-acid sequence MPELSQETERGRALLPFGAAEVTGPSMVPTLQHGDRLVVQWGARVGPGDVVVLRHPFQQDLLVVKRIAERREGGWWVLGDNAFAGGDSTDYGTVPEDLVLGKVRFRFRPPAGQRSPFAVARWVLVAARPVLSARSASRRLRAR; translated from the coding sequence ATGCCGGAGCTGTCGCAGGAGACCGAGCGGGGGAGGGCCCTGCTGCCGTTCGGGGCGGCGGAGGTGACGGGCCCGTCCATGGTGCCCACGCTCCAGCACGGGGATCGGCTCGTGGTGCAGTGGGGTGCGCGGGTGGGGCCGGGTGACGTGGTCGTCCTGCGGCATCCCTTCCAGCAGGACCTGCTCGTCGTGAAGCGGATCGCGGAGCGTCGCGAGGGCGGCTGGTGGGTGCTGGGTGACAACGCGTTCGCGGGCGGGGACAGCACCGACTACGGAACCGTTCCCGAGGACCTCGTCCTCGGGAAGGTGCGGTTCCGGTTCCGGCCGCCGGCCGGTCAGCGCTCCCCGTTCGCCGTCGCCCGCTGGGTGCTGGTCGCCGCCAGGCCGGTGCTCTCCGCCCGGTCGGCCTCCAGGCGCTTGCGGGCACGGTAG
- the sodN gene encoding superoxide dismutase, Ni — MLSRLFAPKVKVSAHCDLPCGVYDPAQARIEAESVKAVQEKMAGNDDAQFQTRAVVIKEQRAELAKHHVSVLWSDYFKPPHFEKYPELHQLVNDTLKALSAAKASADPATGQKALDYIAQIDKIFWETKQA; from the coding sequence ATGCTCTCCCGCCTGTTTGCCCCCAAGGTGAAGGTCAGCGCGCACTGCGACCTGCCCTGCGGCGTGTACGACCCGGCCCAGGCCCGCATCGAGGCGGAGTCGGTGAAGGCCGTCCAGGAAAAGATGGCCGGAAACGACGACGCGCAGTTCCAGACGCGCGCCGTTGTCATCAAGGAGCAGCGCGCCGAGCTCGCCAAGCACCACGTGTCGGTGCTCTGGAGCGACTACTTCAAGCCCCCGCACTTCGAGAAGTACCCGGAGCTGCACCAGCTGGTCAACGACACCCTGAAGGCCCTCTCGGCCGCCAAGGCGTCCGCCGATCCGGCGACCGGCCAGAAGGCCCTCGACTACATCGCCCAGATCGACAAGATCTTCTGGGAGACCAAGCAGGCCTGA
- a CDS encoding SHOCT domain-containing protein, with protein MNGSTLDLAADYPLLNVFWTTMWFFLWILWFMLLFRVIGDIFRDDDLSGWGKSGWCVFVVILPFLGVFVYLIARGRGMGEREAKRIQKNQEDVQSYIRETAGTTGKADELAKLAELKSSGHLTSAEFEQAKAKVLADA; from the coding sequence ATGAACGGCTCGACGCTCGACCTGGCAGCGGACTATCCCCTGCTGAACGTCTTCTGGACCACGATGTGGTTCTTCCTGTGGATCCTGTGGTTCATGCTGCTCTTCCGCGTCATCGGAGACATCTTCCGCGACGACGATCTGAGCGGCTGGGGCAAGTCCGGCTGGTGCGTCTTCGTCGTGATCCTGCCCTTCCTCGGCGTCTTCGTGTACCTGATCGCGCGGGGCCGTGGGATGGGCGAGCGCGAGGCGAAGCGCATCCAGAAGAATCAGGAGGACGTGCAGTCCTACATCCGCGAGACCGCCGGGACCACCGGCAAGGCCGACGAACTAGCGAAGCTCGCGGAACTCAAGAGCAGCGGCCACCTCACGTCCGCGGAGTTCGAGCAGGCCAAGGCCAAGGTTCTGGCCGACGCCTGA